The following coding sequences lie in one Pectobacterium sp. A5351 genomic window:
- the fabY gene encoding fatty acid biosynthesis protein FabY produces MYHLRVPESAEELDAYYQFRWEMLRKPLRQPLGSERDAYDALAHHQTVVDEQGRLVAIGRLSINADNEAAIRFLAVHPDVRGKGLGTLLAITLESVARQEGVKRVVCSAREDAMDFFSKLGFVNQGEITAPQTTPVRHFLMIKPVATLDDILHRPDWCGQLQQAWYEHIPLSEKMGVRISQYTGKKFITTMPETGNQNPHHTLFAGSMFSLATLTGWGLIWLLLRERHLGGTIILADAHIRYSTPVSGRPSAVADLGSLSGDLDRLARGRKARVQLNVELFGDDSKGALFEGVYIVLPAQPDAPLEAGGSEVD; encoded by the coding sequence ATGTATCATCTGAGAGTACCTGAAAGCGCAGAAGAACTGGATGCGTACTATCAATTCCGCTGGGAAATGCTGCGTAAACCTCTGCGCCAGCCGTTAGGCTCCGAGCGTGATGCCTATGATGCCTTGGCACATCACCAAACCGTGGTGGATGAGCAGGGAAGGCTGGTCGCAATTGGCCGTCTTTCCATCAATGCGGATAATGAAGCGGCCATCCGTTTCCTGGCGGTTCATCCCGACGTGCGGGGGAAAGGGTTAGGCACGTTGCTTGCGATTACTCTGGAGTCCGTGGCGCGTCAGGAAGGCGTCAAGCGCGTGGTCTGTAGCGCCCGTGAAGACGCAATGGATTTCTTCTCCAAGCTGGGTTTTGTTAACCAGGGCGAAATCACTGCACCACAAACGACGCCTGTGCGGCACTTTCTGATGATTAAACCGGTGGCGACGCTGGATGATATTTTGCACCGCCCTGACTGGTGCGGACAGCTACAACAGGCCTGGTACGAGCACATCCCTCTGAGTGAAAAGATGGGAGTGCGGATAAGCCAGTACACCGGGAAAAAATTTATCACCACCATGCCTGAAACGGGCAACCAGAACCCGCATCACACGCTTTTTGCCGGCAGCATGTTTTCTCTCGCGACGCTCACCGGTTGGGGACTGATCTGGCTGCTGCTGCGTGAGCGGCACCTCGGCGGAACAATTATTCTGGCGGATGCGCACATTCGTTACAGCACACCGGTGAGTGGCCGACCGAGCGCAGTTGCTGATTTAGGGTCGCTGAGTGGCGATCTTGATCGTCTGGCGCGTGGGCGTAAGGCACGCGTGCAGCTAAATGTCGAGCTCTTCGGTGATGACAGTAAAGGGGCGCTATTTGAAGGGGTATATATCGTGCTGCCTGCTCAACCGGATGCGCCACTGGAAGCAGGCGGGTCGGAGGTGGATTAA
- the yihX gene encoding glucose-1-phosphatase yields MLYIFDLGNVVIDIDFKRVLGVWSNLSSAPLATLQERFVMGEAFEQHERGEISDEEFATRLCQEMGIALSFEQFTAGWQAIFVALRSEVIDIMQRLRQEGHRVVILSNTNRLHCSHWPALFPEVGAAADRIYLSQDIGLRKPELAIYQYVLTQEGVTPEQAVFFDDNAANVDAAQSLGIHSILVTDRQVVPDFFAMQATTAKA; encoded by the coding sequence ATGCTGTATATCTTTGATTTAGGTAATGTCGTCATTGATATTGATTTCAAAAGAGTATTAGGCGTCTGGAGTAATCTGAGCAGTGCGCCGCTTGCGACGTTGCAAGAACGTTTTGTGATGGGGGAAGCATTTGAACAGCATGAGCGGGGCGAGATTAGCGATGAAGAATTTGCGACCAGACTGTGTCAGGAAATGGGCATCGCCCTGAGCTTCGAGCAATTCACCGCTGGCTGGCAGGCTATCTTTGTCGCATTGCGTTCTGAGGTTATCGACATCATGCAGCGCCTGCGTCAGGAAGGGCATCGTGTGGTGATTCTGTCGAATACCAATCGCCTCCATTGTTCACACTGGCCGGCGTTGTTCCCAGAAGTGGGGGCTGCGGCCGACAGAATCTATCTGTCACAAGACATTGGACTACGTAAGCCGGAATTGGCGATTTATCAGTATGTCCTGACACAGGAAGGCGTGACGCCAGAACAGGCTGTCTTTTTTGACGATAATGCCGCGAACGTCGATGCCGCACAGAGTTTAGGCATTCACAGCATTCTGGTGACCGATCGTCAGGTGGTGCCGGATTTTTTCGCTATGCAGGCAACGACAGCTAAAGCATGA
- the typA gene encoding ribosome-dependent GTPase TypA, whose translation MIENLRNIAIIAHVDHGKTTLVDKLLQQSGTFGERVEATERVMDSNDLEKERGITILAKNTAINWKDYRINIVDTPGHADFGGEVERVMSMVDSVLLVVDAMDGPMPQTRFVTKKAFANGLKPIVVINKVDRPGARPDWVVDQVFDLFVNLDATDEQLDFPIIYASALNGIAGLDHTDMAEDMTPLYQAIVDHVSPPQVEMDAPFQMQISQLDYNNYVGVIGIGRIKRGKVKPNQQVTIVDSEGKTRNGKVGKVLTHLGLERIDAAEAEAGDIIAITGLGELNISDTICDPQNVEALPALSVDEPTVTMFFNVNTSPFCGKEGKYVTSRQILERLNKELVHNVALRVDETEDADAFRVSGRGELHLSVLIENMRREGFELAVSRPKVINRVIDGRNQEPFENVTLDIEEQHQGSVMQAMGERKGDVKDMIPDGKGRIRLDYLIPARGLIGFRTEFMTMTSGTGLLYSTFSHYDDVRPGDIGQRQNGVLISNGQGKAVAFALFSLQDRGKLFLGHGAEVYEGQIIGIHSRSNDLTVNCLTGKKLTNMRASGTDEATTLVPAIKMSLEQALEFIDDDELVEVTPQSIRIRKRHLTENDRKRASRGSKDV comes from the coding sequence GTGATCGAAAATTTGCGTAACATCGCCATTATTGCGCACGTTGACCATGGGAAAACCACCCTGGTTGACAAGCTGTTGCAACAATCCGGAACGTTCGGTGAACGTGTCGAAGCAACCGAGCGTGTAATGGACTCCAACGATTTGGAGAAAGAGCGTGGAATTACCATCCTCGCAAAAAATACCGCCATTAATTGGAAAGACTACCGCATTAACATCGTCGATACCCCGGGACACGCCGACTTCGGCGGCGAGGTTGAGCGTGTTATGTCGATGGTTGACTCGGTACTGCTGGTTGTTGATGCGATGGATGGTCCGATGCCGCAGACGCGTTTCGTGACCAAAAAAGCATTTGCCAACGGTCTGAAACCGATTGTGGTTATCAACAAAGTTGACCGTCCTGGCGCGCGTCCTGACTGGGTTGTCGATCAGGTATTCGACCTGTTCGTGAACCTGGATGCGACTGACGAGCAGCTGGATTTCCCGATCATTTATGCTTCTGCGCTGAATGGTATCGCGGGTCTCGACCATACCGACATGGCGGAAGATATGACCCCGCTGTATCAGGCGATTGTCGATCACGTTTCTCCGCCTCAGGTTGAGATGGATGCGCCGTTCCAGATGCAGATTTCTCAGCTGGACTACAACAACTATGTTGGTGTTATCGGTATCGGCCGTATCAAGCGCGGTAAAGTTAAGCCTAACCAGCAAGTGACTATTGTTGATAGCGAAGGCAAAACCCGTAACGGTAAAGTCGGTAAAGTTCTGACTCACCTGGGTCTGGAGCGTATCGACGCGGCTGAAGCGGAAGCAGGCGATATCATCGCGATCACTGGTCTGGGCGAGCTGAACATTTCCGACACCATCTGCGATCCGCAGAATGTCGAAGCGCTGCCAGCACTGAGCGTCGATGAACCTACCGTTACCATGTTCTTCAACGTCAATACTTCACCATTCTGTGGTAAAGAAGGTAAGTATGTCACGTCGCGCCAGATTCTGGAGCGTCTGAACAAAGAGCTGGTACACAACGTTGCCCTGCGCGTTGATGAAACTGAAGACGCTGATGCGTTCCGCGTTTCTGGCCGTGGTGAATTGCACCTGTCGGTTCTGATCGAAAACATGCGTCGTGAAGGCTTTGAACTGGCCGTATCACGTCCAAAAGTTATTAACCGCGTTATCGACGGCCGTAATCAGGAACCGTTTGAAAACGTGACGCTGGACATCGAAGAACAGCACCAGGGGTCAGTCATGCAAGCCATGGGTGAGCGTAAAGGTGATGTGAAAGACATGATTCCAGATGGCAAGGGTCGTATCCGTCTGGATTACCTGATCCCTGCTCGTGGTCTGATCGGTTTCCGTACCGAATTCATGACCATGACGTCTGGTACGGGTCTGCTGTACTCCACGTTCAGCCACTACGATGACGTGCGTCCGGGCGATATCGGCCAGCGTCAGAACGGCGTGCTGATCTCTAACGGTCAGGGTAAAGCCGTCGCGTTTGCGCTGTTCAGCCTGCAGGATCGCGGTAAGCTGTTCCTCGGACACGGTGCAGAAGTGTATGAAGGCCAGATCATCGGTATTCACTCACGTTCTAACGATCTGACAGTAAACTGTCTGACCGGTAAGAAACTGACCAACATGCGTGCATCGGGTACTGATGAAGCTACAACACTGGTTCCGGCGATCAAAATGTCTCTGGAACAAGCGCTGGAGTTCATTGATGACGACGAACTGGTTGAAGTTACGCCACAGTCTATCCGTATTCGTAAGCGTCACCTGACCGAAAACGATCGTAAACGCGCCAGCCGCGGCAGCAAAGACGTCTAA
- the dtd gene encoding D-aminoacyl-tRNA deacylase — MIALIQRVSSASVTVEGSVVGEIDKGLLILLGVEQGDDEQKATRLCERVLGYRIFGDDNGKMNLNVRQAGGNVLVVSQFTLVADTQRGMRPGFSRGAHPSEADRLYQYFVGQCREQGVHTETGQFAADMKVALVNDGPVTFWLQT, encoded by the coding sequence ATGATTGCGCTAATTCAGCGAGTATCCAGCGCCAGCGTTACGGTAGAAGGCAGTGTGGTTGGGGAAATCGATAAAGGTTTGCTGATCTTGCTGGGCGTTGAGCAGGGCGATGACGAACAAAAAGCCACGCGACTCTGCGAGCGTGTGTTGGGTTACCGCATATTCGGTGACGATAACGGGAAAATGAATCTCAATGTTCGTCAGGCTGGCGGCAACGTGCTGGTGGTTTCGCAATTTACGCTGGTGGCTGATACGCAGCGTGGTATGCGACCTGGGTTTTCTCGCGGCGCGCATCCCTCTGAGGCTGACCGTCTCTATCAGTATTTTGTCGGACAGTGCCGTGAGCAAGGCGTGCACACGGAAACAGGGCAGTTTGCGGCGGATATGAAAGTGGCATTGGTGAATGACGGCCCGGTGACGTTCTGGCTACAAACATAG